The DNA region TAACATAAAGGCGAGAAATTTCAGGGGCTATCACAAAATTTATCACCATCAAACCAAAGATGACAAGATTCGCCCCCTGGACTGATATCCGATATATACCAACCTGTGCTGCAGGGGACAGCCAACCAAGAATCAAAATATCCATGTGTTGGTTTACAACAAACATGCCTCCTATAAAAGAAAGCGGCAAAACGGCCTTAAGCCAGGTTTTATCTTCGTAAGCAGGGGCGGCGTTTCTAATCTCTTTCGGCTTATATCTCAGGTACCATCCAAAGGCGGCAAGCATAGAAAAAAATACAGCACCCCCGTGAAGCATCATTGCATGGCTGGGTTGGTCTATAAATTTTCCTGCAAAGAGAAACGATAATACACAAAGAAAAAGAAAGGCTACGGGTCGGATTATATGCTCAGGTGCCTGGCCGAGAACCGTCCGTCCCAACCCCCTCAACACGCCTCCACCAGACGAAATCAAGGGCATGAATAAAAGAAGGATGGAAGCGGCTGCCAAGGTTTTGTTTTTAGAGGAGTCTATGCCCGATAATGCTATAAAAAGAAGCACCGCTGCTGTGATTATCCCATAGGCAAAAGCTGCCGAGAATGTGCGCCGCCAAAGACCTCGAAGAAGTCCCCAAGAAGCAACGGCCTTATAGGCGGATGTAAATCTTACTGCCAAGTTGGCAAAACCGTTTTCAGCGGGAATCTGGACTACTTTTACGATTGCAAAGGCGAAAGCATAAGTGCCGTACCCATCTGGGCCGAGTAGCCGGGCAAGAAGAATCGAAAGCAGGAGTTCGCTGATCAGGCGCCCTCCCTGGACAAAGAAACCTCCGGCAGCACCCCTTAATAAGCGCTCGCGCAATCCCTTGCCTGCACAGAGGTACTTTATTAGCTTATGCAAAGATGAGGTTGTCAAAATAGCTCAACTCAAAAATTCAACTTTCAAAACAGTAGCTTTCCGCTTCCCTGCGCTGCTTGGCTTTTAAGTCCGAGACTATGGTTTTGACCTCCTGAACCCTGTCCAGGGTGGAGATGAACAGCGTGTCCTGGGTATCCACAACCACCAGGTTGTCCACCCCCAGGGCGGCGATAAGCCTGGAGTCGGCATGGATATAGCTTGTACGCACATCATGGAGGTACACGTCCCCGATACACACATTGCCCGCCGGATCCTTGTCCATCACTTCCTGCAACGCGGCCCAGGACCCGATATCGCTCCACCCGCAGGCCAGGGGCACAACCATGGCCCTGTCCGTCTTTTCCATGACCGCATAGTCGATGGAATCGGACGGGCACTCGGCAAAGGCCTCCTGGTCCAGGCGAAAAAAATCTTTTTCCTCCATGGCATGTTCTGCAGCCTTCCGGCAGGCGTCCAGCATGGCTGGATTTTTCTGTTCAAGCTCGTGCAGATATGTTGAGGCCTGAAAGAGAAACATGCCGCTGTTCCACAGATATTCTCCTGTCTCCAGATACCCTTCGGCCGTGGCCCGGTCCGGCTTCTCCACAAAGGCCTGGACCGGCAGAGCTTCTCCCTGCTTTCCGTCTGCAATGGTCTGAATGTACCCATATCCGGTTTCAGGCCTGTCCGGCAGGATGCCGAAGGTGACCAGTGCACCTTCTGCGGCTGCCTTCTCCCCGACAGCCACGGCGCGAGCGAATGCGCAGGGATCTGCGATATGATGATCCGCTGGCAGAACAAGCAGCAGCGGGTCGTCTCCCTGCTTCATGGCGATCAAAGCGGCTGCCGCTATGGCTGGTGCGGTATTGCGGGGAACCGGTTCAAGTATGAGATGCTGAAGATCGACCCCAAGCTCCTGAGCCTGGGCGGCGACCGTGAATCGATGATCCTGGTTGCATACAATCATTGGCGGCGCGCATTCATCCACAGCTGCCAACCGGCGCAGCGTGGCCTGGAGCATTGTCTCCCGGCCGCCCAGCATGGGCAGAAACTGCTTGGGGTACCGCTTGCGGGACAGGGGCCACAACCGCGTGCCCGAGCCCCCTGACAACACCACCGGAGTCAGCACTGACTACCTCCACGAATCCAGAATCTTCATTACCTGCTGATGTATCCTTCCAGCCCCGGCTGGGGAATCAGCCTCTGTATAGCACCGAAGCTCAGGCGCGTTGCCTGAGGGACGAATATGCAGGATATCTCCAGATTGAGCTGTGATCCGCAGTCCGTCGGTTCTATCCACAGCATGGACTTCCTGAATCAGATCGCCGAACGCGCGAACCATCCTTTG from Desulfovermiculus halophilus DSM 18834 includes:
- a CDS encoding flippase, whose translation is MRERLLRGAAGGFFVQGGRLISELLLSILLARLLGPDGYGTYAFAFAIVKVVQIPAENGFANLAVRFTSAYKAVASWGLLRGLWRRTFSAAFAYGIITAAVLLFIALSGIDSSKNKTLAAASILLLFMPLISSGGGVLRGLGRTVLGQAPEHIIRPVAFLFLCVLSFLFAGKFIDQPSHAMMLHGGAVFFSMLAAFGWYLRYKPKEIRNAAPAYEDKTWLKAVLPLSFIGGMFVVNQHMDILILGWLSPAAQVGIYRISVQGANLVIFGLMVINFVIAPEISRLYVKGEKKSLQKMVTWSARAVLACALPIAIIFWLLGKQIISFAFGEEYQASYAPLAVLTLGQLVNAAAGSVGFILNMTGHEKDTAVGVTIAAILNIFLNLMLIPSYQAIGAAIATVSSMIVWNILLIWAVYKRIQLNSTAFGRISPRRPTST
- a CDS encoding mannose-1-phosphate guanylyltransferase/mannose-6-phosphate isomerase; this encodes MLTPVVLSGGSGTRLWPLSRKRYPKQFLPMLGGRETMLQATLRRLAAVDECAPPMIVCNQDHRFTVAAQAQELGVDLQHLILEPVPRNTAPAIAAAALIAMKQGDDPLLLVLPADHHIADPCAFARAVAVGEKAAAEGALVTFGILPDRPETGYGYIQTIADGKQGEALPVQAFVEKPDRATAEGYLETGEYLWNSGMFLFQASTYLHELEQKNPAMLDACRKAAEHAMEEKDFFRLDQEAFAECPSDSIDYAVMEKTDRAMVVPLACGWSDIGSWAALQEVMDKDPAGNVCIGDVYLHDVRTSYIHADSRLIAALGVDNLVVVDTQDTLFISTLDRVQEVKTIVSDLKAKQRREAESYCFES